From Daucus carota subsp. sativus chromosome 6, DH1 v3.0, whole genome shotgun sequence, the proteins below share one genomic window:
- the LOC108226808 gene encoding uncharacterized protein LOC108226808 isoform X3, with amino-acid sequence MCKSVWMNAYKMFECLRLLIRVKTMILISFSLPVDRLESNYFSTYVLCNEQVMCRRQVLALDMKHGPNPLVKVMHSSSQYRHKGLRLLRY; translated from the exons ATGTGCAAGAG TGTTTGGATGAATGCATACAAGATGTTTGAATGTCTCCGACTTCTCATTCGGGTGAAAACAATGATCCTAATATCATTCAGTCTCCCAGTGGACAGATTG GAATCCAACTATTTTTCAACCTACGTGCTCTGTAACGAGCAAGTCATGTGCAGACGCCAG GTTCTGGCATTAGACATGAAACATGGTCCAAATCCATTAGTCAAAGTGATGCATTCAAGCTCCCAGTACAGACACAAG GGTTTGAGACTACTCAGATATTGA
- the LOC108226808 gene encoding uncharacterized protein LOC108226808 isoform X1, translated as MSLLSFGLSFTLSESFICIIVLTVILFVFNFVQQIINTFLLICFSFFGTVRLTSSLTLYMCKSVWMNAYKMFECLRLLIRVKTMILISFSLPVDRLESNYFSTYVLCNEQVMCRRQVLALDMKHGPNPLVKVMHSSSQYRHKGLRLLRY; from the exons ATGTCTTTATTATCGTTTGGACTTTCTTTCACACTGAGTGAATCATTTATTTGTATCATTGTCTTAACGgtgattttatttgtgtttaatTTTGTCCAGCAGATCATAAACACGTTTCTTTTGATCTGTTTCTCCTTCTTTGGTACGGTCCG ACTTACAAGTTCGTTGACACTATATATGTGCAAGAG TGTTTGGATGAATGCATACAAGATGTTTGAATGTCTCCGACTTCTCATTCGGGTGAAAACAATGATCCTAATATCATTCAGTCTCCCAGTGGACAGATTG GAATCCAACTATTTTTCAACCTACGTGCTCTGTAACGAGCAAGTCATGTGCAGACGCCAG GTTCTGGCATTAGACATGAAACATGGTCCAAATCCATTAGTCAAAGTGATGCATTCAAGCTCCCAGTACAGACACAAG GGTTTGAGACTACTCAGATATTGA
- the LOC108226808 gene encoding uncharacterized protein LOC108226808 isoform X2 has protein sequence MVQIYIVWMNAYKMFECLRLLIRVKTMILISFSLPVDRLESNYFSTYVLCNEQVMCRRQVLALDMKHGPNPLVKVMHSSSQYRHKGLRLLRY, from the exons ATGGTTCagatttatat TGTTTGGATGAATGCATACAAGATGTTTGAATGTCTCCGACTTCTCATTCGGGTGAAAACAATGATCCTAATATCATTCAGTCTCCCAGTGGACAGATTG GAATCCAACTATTTTTCAACCTACGTGCTCTGTAACGAGCAAGTCATGTGCAGACGCCAG GTTCTGGCATTAGACATGAAACATGGTCCAAATCCATTAGTCAAAGTGATGCATTCAAGCTCCCAGTACAGACACAAG GGTTTGAGACTACTCAGATATTGA